One window of the Ureibacillus sp. FSL W7-1570 genome contains the following:
- a CDS encoding glutaredoxin: MKLYSKKVCPKCMLMKFELKKLGFEREYEEINVDSNEEAKERLLKAGFFTVPVMEIDGELMDDMEEAKKIIGMMKV; this comes from the coding sequence ATGAAGTTATATTCCAAAAAAGTTTGTCCAAAGTGCATGTTGATGAAATTTGAGTTAAAGAAACTGGGTTTCGAAAGAGAATATGAGGAAATAAACGTTGATTCCAATGAAGAAGCGAAAGAAAGATTATTGAAAGCCGGATTCTTTACTGTCCCGGTTATGGAAATTGACGGTGAGCTGATGGATGACATGGAAGAAGCCAAAAAAATCATCGGCATGATGAAGGTATGA
- the nrdI gene encoding class Ib ribonucleoside-diphosphate reductase assembly flavoprotein NrdI, with amino-acid sequence MIAYASRTGNVRFIVHQLGLPNIEIQEGLILDEPFLLCTYTDGIGEVPPIVEGFLKNNAHLCKGVVASGNSNFGHSYFCRSADVISETYGIPIVEKIELRGFQKNYHAIMEFYKRTIQGGIFR; translated from the coding sequence ATGATCGCTTATGCCTCAAGAACCGGAAATGTGCGGTTTATCGTTCATCAATTAGGATTGCCGAACATTGAAATTCAAGAAGGGCTGATATTGGACGAACCCTTTTTGTTGTGCACTTATACCGATGGAATTGGGGAAGTGCCACCAATTGTAGAAGGGTTTTTAAAAAATAATGCCCACCTTTGCAAAGGAGTGGTGGCAAGCGGGAATTCCAATTTTGGTCATTCTTATTTTTGCCGTTCTGCAGATGTGATCAGTGAAACTTATGGCATCCCGATTGTTGAAAAGATTGAATTAAGGGGATTTCAAAAAAATTATCACGCCATTATGGAGTTTTATAAAAGAACGATACAAGGGGGGATTTTCAGATGA
- the nrdE gene encoding class 1b ribonucleoside-diphosphate reductase subunit alpha, with protein sequence MKTYLMLNNEVLNHYRQTGRIDLEKDRQATRQFFFEYIHPRMRQFLGIEEKVRYLIEEGYYEEAFLKKYSMDFIRQIFEIAYAYRFRFQTFMSAKKFYDSYAMKSRDGKEILETYEDRMSIIALYLADGNEQMAEKAIRAIMEAFQPATPTALNSGKKARGELVSCFKLSMDDSMNSIAENIGYCLELSRLGGGVGVNLTDLRPLGDPIKGIANRASGVMPVAKLLENAFAYSNQLGQRNGSGVAYLNIFHGDIEEFISSKKPNADEKIRLQTLSTGVIVPDIFFELMKKDEEMALFSPYDIYREYGKRMSEISMTEMYGELLNNPNIRKLKWINARKLYTEIKKSQFESGYPFEIFDDNVNKRHPLKQLGRVKMSNLCTEILQLQRTSVIHDKDEPNEYGLDVSCNLGSLDIHHATKFHRFEELVDTAMRLLTQVSLMTNIKNVPSVRKANRLMHSVGLGVMNLHGHLVSQNIRYGSKESIEFIDYFMEALNYYSLKSSMQMAKEKGETFFGFEESEYANGNYFENYIHKTDKEPVGAVKRALGNVPIITRDMWIKLKEDVMKYGLFNAYRLAIAPTGSISYIRSCTASIAPITERVEIRDYADSRTIYPMPFLNNENQETYVEAYDLDPYKMIDLYVAAQKHVDQGISMTVYVTDQWTTERLAKVYIYAWIRGIKTVYYVRQRLQKLEECVACTI encoded by the coding sequence ATGAAAACATATTTAATGCTCAATAATGAAGTGTTGAATCACTATCGGCAAACGGGCCGCATCGACTTGGAGAAAGATCGGCAGGCCACCCGTCAATTTTTCTTCGAGTATATTCATCCCCGCATGCGCCAGTTTTTGGGCATAGAAGAAAAGGTTCGTTATTTAATAGAAGAAGGTTATTATGAGGAAGCTTTCTTGAAAAAGTATTCCATGGACTTTATCCGGCAAATATTTGAAATCGCCTATGCCTACCGGTTCCGTTTCCAAACGTTTATGAGCGCTAAAAAATTTTATGACAGCTACGCAATGAAAAGCCGGGATGGAAAGGAAATTTTAGAAACTTATGAAGATCGTATGAGCATTATTGCCCTTTATCTGGCGGATGGAAATGAACAAATGGCGGAAAAGGCGATCCGTGCCATCATGGAAGCTTTTCAACCGGCGACGCCAACTGCCCTGAACAGCGGGAAAAAAGCGCGGGGTGAATTGGTTAGCTGTTTCAAATTGTCGATGGATGATTCGATGAACAGCATTGCCGAAAACATTGGATATTGTCTGGAACTCTCAAGACTTGGCGGAGGAGTGGGGGTCAATTTGACGGATTTGAGGCCTTTGGGGGATCCAATCAAAGGAATCGCCAATCGGGCAAGCGGGGTCATGCCCGTTGCCAAACTGTTGGAAAACGCTTTTGCCTACTCCAATCAATTGGGCCAACGGAATGGCTCGGGCGTTGCCTATTTGAATATCTTCCACGGGGATATTGAAGAATTTATTTCTTCCAAAAAGCCGAATGCCGATGAAAAAATCCGGTTGCAAACTTTATCAACGGGCGTCATTGTACCTGATATTTTCTTTGAGCTGATGAAAAAGGATGAAGAGATGGCCCTTTTCAGCCCTTATGACATTTATCGGGAATACGGAAAAAGAATGTCCGAAATCAGCATGACGGAAATGTATGGGGAACTGCTCAATAACCCGAATATCCGAAAGTTGAAATGGATCAATGCACGAAAATTATATACAGAAATTAAGAAAAGCCAATTCGAATCCGGTTATCCATTTGAAATTTTCGATGACAACGTCAATAAGCGTCATCCTTTAAAACAATTGGGAAGAGTGAAGATGTCCAATCTTTGCACGGAAATTTTGCAATTGCAGCGGACAAGCGTCATTCATGACAAAGATGAGCCGAATGAATACGGATTGGATGTATCTTGCAATCTTGGTTCGTTGGATATTCACCATGCGACGAAGTTTCACCGTTTTGAAGAGCTGGTTGATACGGCAATGCGGCTGCTTACGCAAGTGTCCCTCATGACCAATATCAAAAATGTGCCTTCTGTCAGAAAGGCGAATCGGTTGATGCATTCGGTCGGACTGGGCGTGATGAATTTGCACGGCCATCTCGTTTCCCAAAATATTCGGTACGGTTCAAAGGAGTCCATCGAATTCATCGATTATTTCATGGAAGCATTGAACTATTATTCATTGAAATCATCCATGCAAATGGCGAAAGAAAAGGGAGAAACTTTTTTTGGGTTTGAAGAGAGCGAATATGCAAACGGCAACTATTTTGAAAATTACATCCATAAGACGGACAAAGAACCGGTTGGAGCGGTGAAAAGAGCCTTGGGAAACGTGCCGATCATCACCCGGGATATGTGGATAAAATTGAAAGAAGATGTCATGAAATACGGGCTATTCAATGCTTATCGACTGGCGATTGCGCCAACGGGTTCCATCTCATATATCCGTTCCTGCACCGCTTCCATCGCCCCCATTACGGAAAGAGTGGAAATTCGGGATTATGCGGATAGCCGCACGATTTATCCAATGCCATTCCTGAACAACGAAAATCAGGAAACTTATGTGGAAGCTTATGACCTGGATCCGTATAAAATGATTGATTTATATGTGGCGGCACAAAAACATGTGGATCAGGGCATTTCCATGACCGTTTATGTTACGGACCAGTGGACGACGGAAAGACTCGCCAAAGTGTATATTTATGCCTGGATACGCGGCATCAAAACGGTCTATTATGTGCGCCAACGACTACAAAAATTGGAGGAATGTGTAGCATGCACCATTTAA
- the nrdF gene encoding class 1b ribonucleoside-diphosphate reductase subunit beta encodes MHHLTYEAVNWNQPTNGLAKVFWDQQWKQMWFPEEIAVSKDIPQWKTFGHQETYKKVFGGLTLLDTIQTNIGMNEIARHVPDLQVKAVLTVFGAFEAIHAKSYSYIFTTLCNKDEIEEIFQWVKENGHLQYKAQKIAEIYQAIQEHDPVSLWKAMFASVMLESFLFYSGFFYPLYLGGQGILRNSAEVISLILRDESIHGVAVGIFAQNLFNQFTKEQQESLKQWGYELLLELYDNELQYTDEIYRGTGLEDEVKAYIRYNGNKALMNLGLDTMFPEEEINPIVMNGIRNEGSTYDFFSQKGSTYALAKVEPITDDTFRFDFLANE; translated from the coding sequence ATGCACCATTTAACTTATGAAGCGGTGAATTGGAATCAGCCGACCAATGGCCTTGCCAAAGTATTTTGGGATCAGCAATGGAAGCAAATGTGGTTCCCGGAAGAAATCGCCGTGTCAAAAGATATACCGCAATGGAAAACTTTTGGGCATCAGGAAACGTATAAAAAGGTTTTTGGAGGCCTCACGCTGCTTGATACCATCCAAACCAATATCGGTATGAATGAAATAGCAAGGCATGTGCCGGATTTGCAAGTGAAAGCGGTATTGACGGTGTTTGGCGCTTTTGAAGCCATCCATGCCAAATCCTATTCCTATATATTTACAACCCTTTGCAACAAAGACGAAATCGAAGAAATTTTTCAATGGGTGAAAGAAAATGGACATTTGCAGTATAAAGCGCAAAAAATTGCGGAAATTTATCAAGCCATTCAAGAACATGATCCGGTGAGTTTATGGAAAGCCATGTTTGCCTCTGTCATGCTCGAATCCTTCCTGTTCTATTCCGGATTTTTCTATCCGCTCTATCTGGGCGGACAAGGGATTTTGCGAAACAGCGCAGAGGTGATATCCCTCATATTGAGAGATGAATCGATTCATGGAGTGGCTGTCGGAATCTTTGCCCAAAATCTATTCAACCAATTTACGAAAGAACAGCAAGAATCATTAAAACAATGGGGTTATGAATTACTGCTGGAATTGTACGACAATGAATTGCAATACACAGATGAAATATACAGGGGAACCGGCCTGGAGGATGAAGTGAAGGCGTACATTCGCTATAACGGCAATAAAGCGTTGATGAATTTGGGCTTGGATACCATGTTTCCGGAGGAGGAAATCAACCCCATTGTAATGAACGGAATCCGAAATGAAGGATCCACATACGATTTCTTTTCCCAAAAAGGTTCCACGTATGCATTGGCAAAAGTGGAACCGATCACGGATGATACATTCCGTTTTGATTTTTTGGCAAATGAATAA
- a CDS encoding heme oxygenase, with amino-acid sequence MYTVTNRIKVKKGFAKKMAPRFTQPGPLLTFKGFKKVEVLVSTQFEDYDEMSVVMYWDTLEDFQAWRESDSFKEAHKRPAGGSEESPTIDNIVVIAEVASTLENN; translated from the coding sequence ATGTATACAGTGACAAATCGCATCAAAGTTAAAAAAGGATTTGCGAAAAAAATGGCTCCACGATTTACACAACCTGGCCCATTATTGACATTCAAAGGTTTCAAGAAAGTGGAAGTATTGGTGAGCACCCAATTTGAAGATTATGATGAAATGAGTGTAGTCATGTATTGGGATACACTGGAAGACTTCCAGGCATGGAGAGAGAGCGATTCATTCAAAGAAGCGCATAAACGTCCTGCAGGCGGAAGCGAAGAGAGTCCTACAATCGACAATATTGTGGTGATTGCGGAAGTCGCTTCCACATTGGAAAACAATTAA
- a CDS encoding dienelactone hydrolase family protein — MQSVFTFKHIEPKVESKQSPAIFLFHGLGSDEEDLLQIIGGIQEVCHVFSLRGPITHDPGYAFYTFEEEGKPVQEIFDKVVAVTKDFILQAIDEYQLDPEKIFVAGFNQGAVIAQTLCVAMGNRIKACAALSGYLPDFVKDQYYKQNMTETKIFISHGEYDYDYPIVWSEKSKAFFEEYGAKVVYKTYPVGHGVSPENMNDFIHFILEQI, encoded by the coding sequence ATGCAATCAGTATTTACTTTTAAACATATCGAACCTAAAGTGGAAAGTAAACAAAGTCCAGCGATCTTTTTGTTCCATGGATTGGGCAGTGATGAGGAGGATTTGCTGCAAATTATCGGGGGCATTCAGGAGGTTTGCCATGTTTTCAGTTTAAGAGGTCCGATCACCCATGATCCCGGTTACGCCTTTTATACGTTTGAGGAAGAAGGAAAGCCGGTACAGGAAATTTTCGATAAAGTGGTGGCCGTCACCAAAGATTTTATTTTGCAAGCGATCGACGAATATCAATTGGATCCGGAGAAAATTTTTGTGGCAGGTTTTAATCAAGGTGCTGTGATCGCACAAACTTTATGTGTGGCAATGGGGAACCGGATTAAAGCATGTGCTGCATTGTCCGGATATTTGCCGGACTTTGTCAAAGATCAATATTATAAACAGAATATGACGGAGACGAAAATTTTCATTTCCCACGGGGAATATGATTATGACTACCCAATCGTTTGGAGTGAAAAAAGCAAAGCGTTTTTTGAGGAATATGGGGCAAAGGTGGTCTATAAAACATATCCTGTGGGCCATGGGGTTTCACCCGAAAACATGAATGATTTTATTCATTTTATTCTTGAACAAATATAA
- a CDS encoding IS1182 family transposase → MFKYYNMNQLVLPLDLEIKLQENDIAFHIHHLVESIPDEAFQPFLRNTGCPAYHPRMMLKIILCAYSQSVFSGRKIEALLKDSIRMMWLAQGYEPSYRTINRFRVHPEVKELIRQCFVQFRCQLVEEKLIDQEAIFIDGTKIEANANKFTFVWKKSIEKYNQSLIEKSNQLYNELLEKEIIPEMERENEGELSVEELAQMVQQVDEVITEYDQKIEASPDATERKALRSERKYPKRVYKQLIDLILRKQKYQKDFEILGERNSYSKTDLDATFMRMKDDYMKNGQLKAGYNVQIATEGQYALAYSIFPNPTDTRTLIPFLNEIEKHYFPLPKYIVADAGYGSEQNYEDILSNRKCEALIPYTMYEKEQKKKYKQNPFHPDNWMYDEESDTYICPNQQRVTFRYRSVRTDKTGFKRELKIYECENCSGCPFRSSCTKAKEGNHRKVMVNEKWEQQKEYVRAKLSEEKAGSIFRQRKIDVEPVFGFLKANLRFTRFSVRGKSKVENEMGIALMAVNLRKYTANKDQLTKNNGDKWKKENLSWLKFSFFLSRS, encoded by the coding sequence ATGTTCAAATATTATAACATGAATCAATTAGTTTTGCCTCTAGATTTAGAAATAAAATTACAAGAAAATGATATTGCCTTCCACATTCACCATTTAGTTGAAAGTATTCCAGATGAAGCCTTCCAGCCGTTTCTTCGAAATACAGGTTGTCCTGCTTATCATCCACGCATGATGCTAAAAATTATTTTGTGTGCCTATTCGCAGTCTGTCTTTTCAGGTCGAAAAATTGAAGCGCTATTAAAGGACAGTATACGAATGATGTGGTTGGCACAAGGATATGAACCAAGTTATCGGACGATCAATCGTTTTCGTGTGCATCCGGAAGTAAAAGAATTAATTCGTCAATGTTTTGTCCAATTCCGTTGCCAACTGGTGGAAGAAAAGTTAATCGATCAAGAAGCCATTTTTATCGATGGTACGAAGATTGAAGCGAATGCCAATAAATTTACTTTCGTATGGAAGAAATCCATTGAAAAATACAACCAAAGCTTAATTGAAAAATCCAATCAGCTCTACAACGAACTGTTAGAGAAGGAAATCATCCCTGAAATGGAGCGGGAAAATGAGGGAGAACTGTCCGTTGAAGAACTCGCTCAAATGGTGCAACAAGTCGATGAAGTGATTACGGAATATGACCAAAAGATAGAAGCATCGCCCGATGCCACAGAACGAAAAGCATTAAGAAGCGAACGGAAATATCCGAAGCGAGTGTACAAACAGTTGATTGACTTGATTTTACGTAAACAAAAGTATCAAAAAGACTTCGAAATCTTGGGTGAACGGAATAGTTATTCCAAAACAGACTTAGATGCGACGTTCATGCGAATGAAAGACGACTATATGAAAAACGGTCAATTGAAGGCTGGATACAACGTACAAATCGCAACAGAAGGTCAATACGCACTAGCTTATAGCATCTTTCCAAATCCTACTGATACACGTACATTGATTCCGTTCTTGAATGAGATTGAGAAGCATTATTTTCCATTGCCAAAATATATTGTCGCAGATGCTGGTTATGGTAGTGAACAAAACTATGAAGACATCCTTTCGAATCGAAAATGTGAGGCACTCATTCCATATACCATGTATGAGAAAGAACAAAAGAAGAAATATAAACAAAATCCATTTCATCCAGACAATTGGATGTACGACGAAGAAAGTGATACCTACATTTGTCCAAATCAGCAGCGAGTAACCTTCCGTTATCGTTCTGTACGTACAGATAAGACTGGTTTCAAACGAGAATTGAAAATCTATGAATGTGAAAACTGTTCAGGATGTCCATTTCGTTCATCATGCACAAAAGCAAAGGAAGGCAATCACCGAAAGGTCATGGTGAATGAAAAATGGGAACAACAAAAAGAATATGTAAGAGCGAAGCTTTCAGAAGAAAAAGCTGGTTCTATTTTCCGTCAACGTAAAATAGACGTAGAACCAGTTTTTGGATTCTTGAAGGCTAATTTGCGTTTCACTCGATTTTCCGTTCGAGGAAAATCGAAAGTGGAAAATGAAATGGGCATTGCCTTAATGGCCGTGAATTTACGAAAATACACGGCCAACAAAGATCAACTAACCAAAAATAATGGGGATAAATGGAAAAAGGAGAATTTGAGTTGGCTCAAATTCTCCTTTTTCCTATCTAGAAGCTAG